In a genomic window of Pseudomonas mohnii:
- a CDS encoding LysE family translocator, with product MIDGPAVLTVFLVYLAGVVIPGPNFVAVVHKAVAATRSEALTLVAGIVLVNLFWATCAIAGIGVVFAAFPWAALIVKVLGAAYLMWFGFRLLLKAGKSAPGNNAVVGNFRQSFIQGVVTNIGNPKSMAFYAAIFSAAAPTHVSPSTFLSMLAVVVVVSMTWYGVVAIALSQPEIASAYRRRKKAIDRLCGGLILSLGIRQLVQ from the coding sequence ATGATCGATGGTCCCGCCGTTTTGACAGTCTTTTTGGTTTACCTGGCCGGTGTCGTTATTCCAGGTCCAAATTTCGTTGCAGTAGTCCACAAAGCGGTAGCTGCTACGCGGTCAGAAGCTTTGACCTTGGTAGCAGGCATCGTATTGGTCAATTTATTCTGGGCCACCTGTGCAATCGCAGGAATCGGCGTTGTATTTGCTGCATTCCCTTGGGCGGCGCTGATCGTAAAAGTTCTGGGGGCAGCCTATCTGATGTGGTTTGGATTCCGACTGCTGCTCAAGGCCGGGAAGAGCGCCCCCGGTAATAATGCTGTCGTTGGAAACTTTCGGCAGTCATTCATTCAGGGGGTCGTTACGAACATTGGCAACCCTAAATCCATGGCGTTCTATGCCGCTATTTTCTCAGCGGCAGCCCCCACCCACGTTTCACCAAGCACGTTTTTGTCGATGCTAGCAGTCGTAGTGGTGGTTTCGATGACTTGGTATGGAGTGGTCGCAATCGCTCTTTCGCAACCTGAGATCGCTTCAGCGTATCGAAGGAGGAAAAAAGCTATTGATCGATTATGCGGTGGTTTGATTTTATCTCTAGGGATCCGGCAACTGGTTCAATAA
- a CDS encoding VOC family protein, which yields MRRSIIDHLVIVSPTLAAGAQLVERQLGVSMQQGGNHPRMSTHNLLLRLGDCFYLEVIAPDPLAPKPRRPRWFGLDKLNAQASPRLAHWVARTEFLDAADEELQSAFGVIEPMNRGELSWSISIHTDGQLPLDGVVPSLIDWGDSKPPAQRLDEKGCQLQRLEIFHPEPGAVEHHLEMIGFCGPVKVIRNDQYGLRSYIETPDGLKIL from the coding sequence ATGAGGCGTTCCATCATTGACCATCTGGTCATCGTGTCACCGACACTAGCGGCAGGCGCACAACTGGTCGAAAGGCAATTAGGGGTGAGCATGCAGCAGGGTGGCAATCATCCCCGCATGAGCACTCATAATCTACTTTTACGATTAGGCGACTGTTTTTATCTCGAGGTGATTGCGCCCGACCCCTTGGCGCCGAAACCCAGGAGGCCCAGGTGGTTTGGGCTTGATAAACTAAACGCCCAAGCATCTCCACGTCTGGCCCACTGGGTCGCGCGCACGGAATTTCTGGATGCCGCAGATGAAGAGCTACAGAGTGCTTTTGGTGTTATCGAACCGATGAACAGAGGCGAGCTGTCGTGGAGTATTTCCATCCATACAGACGGACAACTGCCGCTGGATGGAGTAGTGCCCAGCCTGATCGACTGGGGCGACTCGAAGCCACCGGCACAGAGACTTGACGAGAAGGGCTGTCAGTTGCAGCGTCTTGAGATTTTCCATCCCGAACCGGGTGCTGTCGAGCACCATTTGGAAATGATTGGCTTCTGCGGCCCGGTCAAAGTCATACGCAATGACCAATATGGTTTGCGGTCTTATATTGAGACACCGGACGGTCTCAAAATACTGTAG